GTACTGTGCTGAGTGTTTTGCCTTCTAGCATTTGTAAAATACAGGCATCGGCACAGAAACTTTCAGCAAATGCAGTAGCAATGGGTGTTAAGGTTTCTTCTAAACTCTTTGCTGCTTGTGTTACCTGTACCAAAACCGTTAATAATGACATTTGAGCGTTGGCACGGCGCAATTCTTCTGTCCGTTGCTTGAGCAAATCATAGGTTTCGGCTGCTCTCTGCACAACAGCTTTCAGTTCGCTAGGGTCCCAAGGCTTAGTAATATACTTGTAAACTTGCCCAGCGTTAATTGCCTCTACTAAGTCTTCAATGTCGGTAAAGCCGGTAAGAATAATTCTGACGGTATCGGGAAACTGAGGTACAGTTTTACTCAAAAACTCAGTTCCCTTCATTTCCGGCATACGCTGATCGGAGATAATAACTGCTACTTCTCCCTCAGATGCTAAAATTTCTAAGGCATTTATCCCACTATCAGCTTTGAGAACTTGGAAATCTCGCCGGAAAGTGCGATAAAGCAAATCTAGATTATCTGGCTCATCATCAACTACTAATATTTTCAGTTTTTTTGCTCGTTCTAGAGTTGCTACTTGTCGACGACTAGCTTGAATATCGCTGACACCATTAGTCATAAGGTTCTACCCATAAATTTTTTTATATTGTTATATTCCTTACAAGCTTAGTAGATTATTTCAGCCAAGCCTTGCGGGTAATTGCGGATATAGTTTATGTTGCTCTGATGAGGAATTTGTAACTCAAAAATTTATTTGACGGTAGGGTGTAGAGATAGTTGGCTGTTAAAGATTACAATAAGATTTGCTGATACAGTATAAAGTTAGTCGCATCAACCAAAATTTCAACTCTATAAGTTAGGTCAATGCTCGTTTAAATTACGTCCTATTTATCAAGTGAAAATTCTACGCTGTTAGCGTTTGGCTTATACATAACTCTACAAAATTTTGAATTGCAATTATGACTGACTTCACACCCAACGCTCCCAATCCTGAGAATGTACCTACTGAATTGGCACAAGAACTGCTGCGAAAACTAAGGCAAAAACAAGGTAACTGGGTGGAATGGGGTCAAGCGATCGCCTATTTACAAAAATCTGGTTACAATCCTCAAGAGATTTTTGAAGCTACAGGATTTGAGCCAGTTCAACAAAATCAGGTGGTTGTAGGCTCTCAAGTTTATAATTCTATAGAAAAAGTGGGAGCATCAGAGGCTACACGCGCTTATTATGCTACTAGGGGGAGTGATGTTTTATATGAACTACGTTTGCTCACTCAAGAAGAAAGAGCAGCTGCGGCTGAGTTAACTTTTACCCATAAACTAGATTTGGAAGAAGCACGGGAAGTAGCCAAGGCGATTAAAGATTTTTCCCGCTTCCGTACCTTACCAGAAGGATTTACTGACCATCCTGGGGATGCAGTAGCCTATCAAACTTGGAAATTAGCACGACAATACACAGATTTACAAGAGCGATCGCGTCTCATTGCCAAAGGTTTACGATTTGCTCATAGTCCATCAGCTAGGAAACAAATCGAACAGTTATTAATTGATTTTACCGTTGTTTCCCAGCGTCCTGCCCCTATTCCTCCGTTTTACCGCTTTGATACAGAGGACGAGTTACCCAGGATGGTTCCGGTAGCAGGTGAGTTACCTTTAAAAGCGCAAGAACTGCAAGAAGTTCCTCTAGTTGAAGAAATTGAACCATTTCGCATAGTTAAATTTGCTGGCGAACAGGCTTGGGTGGCTTTACCGGGTTGGCGAGTACTGTTAGCCGCAGAAGATCCAGTGACAATTTTAGCAACTAGCGATCGCTTCCCTAATCAAAACCAAGCACAGCCAGGGCCAATCCTAGTGGTTGTAGATCGTTCTCAGCGTGAATGGAATGATTTTAGTTACTTTGTAGTAGATAACGGTGGTGAATTAGATTTTCAGTGGTTTGAAACTCAACCAGAACTACCCATATTAGGGAAAGTAATTATTATTGTTCGTCCTCGGAAAATTTTGGATGAGAATGTAACTAAAGATTCCTGGCAAATTGATGAATAGGTAACGGGGGAAGATGAGGACAGAGCAAGCGCATTATAAAGTGGCACAACAAGGGTTGACTTTGAAGCAAATATATAGATTAAACCTCTTAATTGATTTTCCTCATTTATGAGCCGCACTCAAAACTACATGATAATGATAATCAAAGTTGCTAAGAGGGAGATTACGTTATTAAATTAACGTGAGTTCGATGAGAGAAGAAAGCCAGAAAGCTAGTATAAAAAGGAATTGGCGAACAAGGAAATCAAAGAACAGTAAAATTTATGGCAAGAGGGTGAAAAAAACATAAAAAAGACCGAGACTAAAAAATATCATTACAAAATCAGGGTCTCGGCTATGTCTACTATTGTATCTCGCCTCGATATTACACAAGTATTCTGTGATGTAGATGATTTCTGTAAACAGTGGGAACAGTTATGGCAAGTGATCCCACAGCTACCATCGATAACAGGAGAACGTCGTAGTCGCTCAAGGATGAGCATATCGGAAGTGATGACAATAGTCATTGCCTTTCATGGTAGTGGATATCGAACATTTAAGGAATTTTATACATTGCACGTACTACCTGGTTGGCGTGGGGCATTTCCCAACTTGGTGAGCTACAACAGATTTGTAGAATTGATGCCGTGGTGCTTAATGCTGTTGTGCTGCTTTTTGCATACAAGGACAGGAGAAATTACGGGAATTAGTTTTATTGATTCAACGCCTATTAATGTGTGCCATAATTGCCGCGCCCATGCACATAAAGTATTTAAAGGATTAGTAAATTGGGGCAAAAACTCGGTCGGTTGGCACTTCGGATTCAAACTTCATTTGATAATTAATGACCAAGGTGAATTGTTGGCATTTAAATTAACTTCTGCCAACGTAGATGACCGCAAGCCAGTGCCAGAAATGACTGAGGATTTGATTGGCAAACTGTTTGGTGATTTACATCTGAAGCTGATTGAATTAGATTTGCAATACGAATTAGAAGATAAAAAACAGCAAGAGCAAGAAAGGGATAGAGAAAATAGAAAGCAAAATAAAGAACGTGAAGCAATTGATAAGGCAAGACTGAGGGCAGAAGAGGCAGAAGAAAGAGAAAGACTTCATCAAAAAGAAATTGATAAAATAAGACAAGAGATAGTACAAGCTAAAGACGCAGAAAGAAAACAATTGGAGATGAAAATCCAGGAGTTAGAACGACTAGTTGCAGAAGATAGAAGTGACAGAGAAAATGCTCTATCTGAAACTAGAAGATTGAAATCAGGATATATTTATATAATTTCTAATATAGGTTCTCTTGGACGAGATATGTATCGAATTTGTATGACATCTCGTAGTCAAGAAGACTTATATATTAGAGAGATGAATCCCGCAGTTCCATTTCAATTTGACGTTCATTTTAAAATTTTCTCAGAGGATGCTGTAGATACATTACAGAAGTTACATCAACGTTTTGATGATAAAAGAGTGAATGTAGTTAATTCAAGAAGAGACTTTTTTCAAGTTTCAATAGATGAAATTGAGACAGCAGTTAAAGAAATTCAGAAAAAAAGTGGTGTATTTTTAAGAATAGATGAATTTGAAAAATATCCTCAAGCATATGAATATCGACAAACTCTATCTGTACGTAAAAAGCATCGGCTATCAAACACAAATGAGGAGTATTCAGAAGTAAATGAAATTGCTTAGTTTAAGTAATTTCATATTACAGTAAGCGAACAATTCTAAAACCAACATTGTTCAAGATTTCGCTTGCATAATTAGGGCTGGCTGAATAAGGGCGAAAGATAGCAGAATGAAGAGTTTCAGGGTCAGGAAAGAAAAATAAGGTGAAAAGAAAAAGGGTAAGATAAGTAAAAATCCTTGTAGCAAGTTGCGTTAAAATGTATCGAAGAGCGCAAAAGCAAGAAAAAGCAGCAGAAAACTTTGAACTACCCTTTGGGGGAAAACTAGCGTCAGATAACCGATGGGTAATCATGGCGAACATGATACCTTGGTCAAAATTTGAAGCAGAGTACGCAGAAATATTTTCAGCAAGAATGGGAGCGCCAGCCAAAACATTTAGAATGGCGTTGGGAGCATTAATAATTAAAGAAAAATTAGGAATAAGTGACAGAGAGACAGTAGAACAAATTCGGGAGAACCCGTATCTGCAATACTTTATAGGAATGTCAGCATATAGTAATGAATCTGCATTTGACCCGTCAATGCTAGTTCATTTTAGAGAAAGGATAGATATAGAATTAGTCAATAAAATCAATCAAGAAATAGTCAGGAAGATGTTAGAAAATAAACAGGAGGTAGAAGTAAGAGCAAAAAAGCCAGAGGTCGAGGATTCAAAAAGTAAGCCAGCCAATAGAGGAAAATTAATATTAGATGCTAGTTGTGCGCCAGCAGACATAAGTTATCCGACAGATTTAGGATTATTAAATCAAGCCAGAAAGCAAACAGAAACAATCATAGATACATTATATAAGTCCTTATTAGTAAGAAATATCAACAAACCAAGAACCTACAGAAACAAAGCAAGAAAGGATTATTTAGCAGTAGCCAAGAAAAGAAAACCAACAGTTAAAGAAAGAAGGAAAGCTATCAGAAAGCAACTGCAATATATCAACAGAAATTTAACTCATATTCAGCAGCTAATAAATTTAGGTGCGTCACTATTAAAACTGAGCAACAGTCAATATAAGATGTTGCTAGTAGTAGCAGAAGTTTATCGTCAACAGTTATGGTTATATGAAAATCAAAAAATTAGTATACAAGACCGCATTGTCAGTTTAAACCAACCACACATTCGTCCGATTATCCGAGGTAAAGCCGGGAGAACAGTAGAGTTTGGGGCTAAGTTTTCAGCTAGTTACTATGATGGCTATGTATTTTTAGACCATATTAGTTGGGACAACTTTAACGAATCAGGAGACTTAAAATCACAAGTAGAAGCATACAAAAACTACACCGGATATTATCCTGAATCAGTTCATGTTGATAAGATTTATCGGACGAGGGAGAATCGAGCTTGGTGTCAAGAAAGGGGAATTAGAATTAGTGGCCCACCACTAGGTAGACCCCCCCAAAATGTCAGCCCTGAAAAGAAGAAACAAGCCGCTTATGACGAAAGGATTCGTAATTGTATTGAGGGCAAGTTTGGACAAGGTAAACGAAGATTTAGCCTTGGTAGAGTTATGGCTAAACTTCCTCATACTTCTTTCACCGCTATTGCCATAACTTTTTTAGTTATGAATCTTTCTACTCTGCTATTACGGCTTTTTTGTGTATTTTTTTGCCTATTTTTCAAAACTGAGTCTTTTTTTACTTCTTCTATTATCGAAACTGATATTTCATTAAACCTTAAACAACAAAAACTTATCTTTTTTCTGGACTGACTACTTAATCAATTTTTCTCTTCCTTTGAAATGACTTTTTCAGCAAGCCCTAATTAAACTGGCGAAAACTAGAACGACATAAAAATGCTTCGCTACTCCATGAACCACCACGCATCACACGAATATTATTATCATTACTGTCTAGCCAAGCATCTCCGTTTGTAGGTGCTAGATCATAACTTTGATGCCAATTATCTAAGCACCATTCCCAAACTAACCCGTGCATATCGAACAATCCAAAAGAGTTAGCAAACTGAAAAAAGCCTACTTCTGTAGTTTTTTCACGATAAATCCCTTTAGGTTCTGAAAGATAGGGGTAACGACTATCATAATTAGCTACATTGAAGTTAATAGTTTGCCCAAAGTGAAAAGGGGTTGTAGTTCCAGCACGACAGGCATATTCCCACTCTGCTTCGCTAGGAAGACGGTACTTGTGACCTGTTTTTTGAGATAGTCGATCACAAAACTCAACAGCATCAAACCAGGAAACTTGGGTAACAGGGTGACTGTTACCTCCTTGACGTGATGGACGAAGCTTGAGTTTTTGACGAACTTCTGGCAAAGAAGCAATTTGTTTCCACTGTGTTTGTGTAATGGCGTATTTGCTAATAAAAAATGGTTTCACTGTGACTAAATGCTGAGGTCTTTCGTTTGAATATCGCCTTTTTTTTCCTTCTGCTTCCGGTGAACCCATCCAAAATTCTCCTCCAGGAATATAAACCATTTCCAATACAATCCCATTCCCAAGTTCTTCAGTTAAGTAGTAAGCTTGTTCTTGATGAGATTCTATTTCTTGGCCTTGAGAATTTATTGTAACCAAAGTAAATTCAAAAGCTTGACTTCCGGGGAATGATGAGACACCATTTTCTCCAATTATTTTCTCGAATATCTCTACTAAAGTTTCTCTTCCTCGCCAGTGATTTATTGCTGGTAATGGGGCGATTGGAGTCATCATGTCATATTTTGTTAGCAGCTTGTCTAAAAATTGTTGCTGCTGCACTCCCACAAAGTCTTTCAAAGTATTTAAGAAGCGCCCTAATGCTTCTTGGTCATAATTTAAACGTCCGTAATTAGATAGATAGCTGACTATCTCATTAACTGCTACAAAGGGCGCACCAGAAAGGTCAATCATTGGTGACAACTGTTTTAAATCTGCTAGCTCCAAAATTTGCTGACGCGATCGCTCTGTAGTTAGTTCTGGTATGTCTTTAAGAAGAGTTATCAGTTGTTTGCGGTCTTCAGCTTCTAGGTTGACCATATCTAGACTCTTTATTTACAAGGCAATAGTTAATTAAACTGAGGAAAATCTATTAAATTAGAGTAAAATTATACAATAGTTTGACATTAACTATGGACTATTGAATCCTTCCCTCACACCTATAAAGTTGATGGCGAACTCCTATACGGTAATGCTGTTGGGGGTCGAGTTGACAAACAGTTTGGTTAGACAACAACAATTGTTGAGGAAAACTCTGTCTTCTCATACCTCGTCCCACTACCCATAAATTCCGGGGAGATTTTACTGTCATGGGTAGTTGGGAAATTTTCTTCCAAATGGCATCTAAATTAGGATCTGGTGATAAAGCTACAAAATTATCAGGCTGGGAGTTTTGACTTCTAATTTGTTCTAGCGCAGATGCAATGCTAACTCCTAAAACTGCATCTTGGTAATTGCTATATATACTCACCAACATTACAGGTGATGATGGCTCTAAATTTAGGTTTTGTGCTATTCTGTCTGGTTGAAAAGGCTTTTGAAAAACTAAATTATAAACTACAAAAATACTACTTAGAAAACCAACAAAAGTAAAAATTAATACTTGTGAATTTTGGATTTTAAAATTAAAAGACCTTGAATTTTGATTTGTACTTAAACTTGCAGCTAATAACGCACAAAAGCCAGGATAGTAAACAAAGCTGTAACGCGGAACACTAGTAATATCTTTTTTTGTCAGATAGGCGATCGCTATCATTTCCAGTAATATAAAGCCAGTAAAACTTAAAAGTGTTAACGTAGGTAGATGAGTTGCTGGTTTTATCCATAGTTGCTTGAGTCCACGAAAAACTCGCCAACTTGCAAAAATAGCAAATGCAAGTATTAAAACTCCACTGATAATCACTACTATTAGAGGTTGATTTTCTATAGGTAAGAAAATCATCATTAATATCCAATTCATAAGAATTTGGTAGAAAGGCGAGATAATGCTCGGCGCATCTAACCAATTGGTTTCTGTTCTTTTGGCATGACTAAGAGTTATGAGCATCCAAGGCAAGAAACTCAGCACAACAATACCAATAGAAAAAAGTATTGTTAGGAAAAATTTTGACTTGCTAAATAATTGAAAATTATATAGTTTAATTAATATGAGTAAAGTGACAATCTCAGCAAAGAAAACGAATGCAAAAAAGTAGTGGATGTAAAATCCTATAATATTAACAACTATCCATAATAGCCATACCCATAATCGCCAGATTTCTTGAGCCAAATCTCGTTGAATCTGCATGAGTATCAGTAATGATAAACTAATAAAAAGCATGGGTAAGGTATAGTGCCGTGCTTCTTGAGAAAGGTAAACGGCAAAGGGAGATACCGCCATTAAGGCAGCAGCAATAATTCCTGATTTTGCAGAAAAGGCTATACGATTAACACCATAAATAGCAGCGATCGCACCTACACCAAACAAAGCTGGTAGCGATCGCAATTTGACTATCCAGTTTTCTCCTAACGGCGTTAACCATCCTAACCAATAGTGCATTACACAAAAAAATAGTGGCGGGTGGGTGGATTGACGAGCAATATTCTCGGCAATTTGTGAACAACTAACACCAGGACGGAAAGTAAAAATATTTTGTACTTGTTGTAGAGGAATTAGTACGTCTAACTGCAAATCTTGATAGTTATTACCTAAACTAAAGATGGCAGTAATCACTTCATCTAACCACAGTGGTTTTAAGTCCAAATGCCAAAAACGTAAAATAGTACCAACGACTAGCAACCCAAACAAAGCTAAATAATGCGAATAATGTCTGTAATTTGTCATAACAAAGATATGAGTCAATTAGAAAAAATAAATTTTTTGACATTAAGATAGGAGATAGAAAAAACAATAGTATTAACTTTTTAAGCTATTTATTTTATAGAATTGTTTTAGAATAGAAAATAGTAATACATATAAAAACACAAAGTCACAATCATCAAAGAAAGCTATTTTAAAACAGAATTTTATATGACAGATTCTAATATTACCGAAATACCGTCGGCATCTGTGCAAACAGAATTATCATTTGTTGCTAGCCTACAAGAAAAAATTGCAGCTATTCGTCACACTTTACGCCCAGGACAACAACAAATGGCAGACTGGCAATCAGGGCCTTTGGCGGTGTCGGCTGTACCAGGTGCGGGTAAATCTACTGGTATGGCGGCGGCGGCGGCAATTGCGATCGCTCGTCAGTATCAGCAGGCGGCCCAGTCAGCAAAATCTTCTCGTCGTCAGTTAGTAGTAGTCACTTTTACTCGTTCGGCAGCTGCCAATATTAAATCAAAAATTCGCTACTACCTTAAACAATTATCTTTACCTCAAACTGGTTTTGCCGTCTATACCCTACATGGTTTGGCTTTAAACATCGCCAGTCGTCATCCAGATTTATCAGGGTTAGAGTTAGAGAATGTTACCCTCATCACCCCCAACCAAAGCCATCGCTTTATTCGTACAGCAGTTGAACTATGGATTAATAATCACCCCAGATTATATTTGCGGTTATTAGAAGGACAACAATTTGATGGCGAAGAAACAGAAAGGTTACGCCGTCAGTCAGTTTTACGCACAGAAGTTTTACCAGATTTAGCAACTACAGTTATACACGAAGCCAAAAGTTCCGGTATATCACCAAATCAACTCAGACAATGGAGTCAACAAACTACCAACGCCTATGAGATTTTAACCATAGCGGCTGGATTGTATGAACAATATCAAGACCTAATGCGATCGCGCGACTTCATCGACTACGACGACATGATTTTAGCCGCCCTGCGTGTCCTAGAAAACGATAGCGCTCGCAGAATTGAGCAAAACCAAGTTTTTGCCGTTTTTGAAGATGAAGCCCAAGATTCCAGTCCATTGCAAACGCGACTGTTAGAGATTTTAGCCGCAGGAGCCAGGAAGCAGGAGGCAGAAGTCAGGAGGCAGGAGGCAGGAGGCAGAAGGCAGGAGGCAGAAGTTAATAATTATTTCCCCCACTCCCCACTCCCCACTCCCTACTCCCCAATTAACCTAGTCCGTGTTGGTGATCCTAATCAAGCGATTAACTCAACTTTCACCCCAGCAGATCCGATTTACTTTCGGGAATTTTGCCAAGAGTGCGATCGCTCCCATAAACTAGCAACAATGGATCAGGCTGGTCGTAGTACCGCCATGATTATTAACGCTGCTAACTTTGCTCTGGAATGGGTAAATAGTTTTTATGGGGCGAAAAATCAACAGTCTTCCCATCCTCCTATTTCTACCCCCTTTAGCCTGCAAAAAATCCGTCCGGTCAATTTAATTGATGTCAACCCTGTAGCTATAGGTAGAGGATTAGAACTGCATACACCCCGCGATATTTTTCAGACTGTGGAATTACTGTCTAAGAGGGTGGTGGAGTTATTCACCGAAGACATGGGTAAAAATGCGGCTGTGCTGGTGCGGGAAAATCGCCAAGGACGTTGGTTATCAGAAGCACTAGCGCCTATATGTAAAGAGCATAATATTACATTGTTTGATGTAGGAGAAAGCGATCGCCGTTCTCATGTTCCCCAAGAGATTTTGGCATTATTGCAATTTTGCGATCGCCCTCATTCTCCCGACTATCTCAAATCTGCCTTAGAAGTATTAGTAAAACGTCAATTAATCCCTACTCAAGACCTAAATGCACTTGCTAGTTTACCAGAAGAATTTTTGTATCCAGGCCCCTTAGCTGCACCCCAATCTGAACCAGTACAGAAAGCTTCGCACCTCTGTCGTAGTTTACTACGCGCTCGTTTAGAACTGCCTTTATATCAAATCATTTCTTTCCTCGCCCTGACATTAAATTACGACCAAGCAGAACTAGCCACAGCCGATAAACTTTCAGAACGGGTAAATAAACAAATAGCTGGTAGTAACTCGATGGGGGCTATGCTTTCCGCCTTAAGTGAAATTGTCAGTTCCGAAAGGTTTGAACCAGTAGAAACAGACGATGCAGAAGCGCGTTACACCCGTAATGGTCAATTGACTATTATTACCATGCACAAAGCCAAAGGACTAGATTGGAACTATGTGTTTATTCCCTTCCTCCATGAAAACTTAATTCCCGGTAGATTTTGGGTTCCGCCCCAAAGTCAGTTTTTGGGTGACTTTACCTTATCAGAAGTTGCCCGCGCTCAAATTCGTGCTGCACTCCACGGTGAAACCGAGATACCAGAAGTAACACCAGCTTGGGAACAAGCAAAACACCTCAAAACAGCCGAAGAATACCGTTTACTCTACGTAGCCATGACAAGAGCAAAACAACTATTGTGGATGTCTGCGGCACAAAAAGCTCCATTTACCTGGAGTAAACCAGAGAATTTACAAGAACAAGCTCCCTGTCCAGTATTTCCAGCATTAAAACGTCAGTTTCCTGAATGTGTAGTTTTGTAGGAGAAGCGAGGGCAAAACGCGATCGCTAGTACAGATAAGATGTAAGCTCATCCTAAAACCTCTATAGTAAAAGGTTTCCCAGTTTATCCCCTGTTCCCGAATATAAAAACTTCAAGCGCCAGACAAGTAAATACTCGAACTGGCGCTTGAAAGATTCTGGTTTTTTTTAACTTGGGGGTCTTTAAAATAGTTTGACCCCTTTTAAAAGGATGGACTTATATTCAGAGTCTTTATATTTGCTGACTCCGTTTGAACAATTACCAGTGTCTCAGAAAATTTTGAAATTCCTTAATTCCTAATATTTTCTTTATCTTTTCTCTCTTTATGTTTCAGAGTGTATCAAAATATCAATTTTCTTAAGAAGAATTACGATATATTAAACCCTGTTCCCTGCTCACCCCATATTTATCTACAAAATTAAGTATCTATACTCATTATTTTTTCCGTCTTTGTTCCCAACGCCAAAGAAAAATCATCAGTGTCACAATTCCTATTTGCAAAGCGAAATTTGGTAGAGCATTTTCCACATCTCGCCCAGCAAGGAGTTGAAAAAAGAAAATGAACGCGCCAATAAAGCCAGACGCACCGAAACCAACATAGAGAAATTGCCGCAGTCCACGATAGGGTGTTGCCATTCCTGCTTTAAGACGGGCATATTGTTCAGGGTCAAGGCGCTTTTGGGAATTAGGTTCCACCATAAGTAAATAATGCTATAATTCCTAATCGTATATGCCGATGTGGCTCAGTGGTAGAGCAGCTGATTCGTAATCAGCAGGCCGTGGGTTCAAATCCCATCATCGGCTTTTAATCAAATTCAGTTTCGCAAAAAGCTTTTAACAAATTAATACAGTTAGCAATTGCACCTAAATGAGCAATTTCATAACCATGAGTATTTTGAGTGGGAAAAGCTAAACAAGCTGCGCGTCCAACATGACCAAATTTCATAGCAATTGAAGCATCACTGCCAAAACCACTGAGGGTTGTTAGCTGTATTGGCATATTCAACTGCTTGGCACATTGGCGTAATTGTCTATTCAAACCCTCGTCATATATGCCATAGGCATCCTGAGACAACAGGACAGGATTTGCCTCATCTTTAACAGGATATTCTTCAGCTAATGGACAAATTTCTAAAGCAATTAAAGCATCTAATTGTTGATTTTGAGTAAAAAATAACGCCCCAATAGCACCAACTTCTTCTTTGGCGGAAGCTACTAAGTAAACATCAATTGCTGGCTCTTGTAAATATTGAGCTAAAGCCAATAAAATCGCTACTGATGCTTTGTTATCTAAAGTATAGCTGGCAATATAATCCTGTAATCTTACGGGGCGTTTGCGATGTTTGCCGATGACCATTCTTGTCCCTGGACGAATACCAGCCGCTTCTAATTCCTCAGTTGTGCGTTTGGTTTCGATCCAAGCATCTTCCCATTTAACTGGTGTATCTTCTTGCTGGATTTTCTGTGGTGACTCGTGGGAGACATGGCGAGAACCAAAGCTGAGAATACCGCTAATGGTTTCGCTGTCTCCTATTAAATCGACAACACCCTCGCCGTAAACCCAAGGGAAAGCACCACCAAGTTTGCGGACTTCTACTTTACCTGCATCACCGATATTTTTGACGATAGCGCCTATTTCATCTTTGTGGGCAGTGATAGCGATCGCTCTAGTGGAGTCTTTTCCAGGTATTTTGGCTATGATATTATCAGCGCGATCGCTCCACACTTGTACACCCAAAGCGGTAAATTTTTGTAGTAAATATTGGTTAATTTCTTCCTCTACACCACTAGGTGAATGATGCAGCACCAATTCTTCAATAATTTCAAATAATTGGTTGTAATTCCACATTAGTAAAGTTAAATCTAAAAATCAGTTTTGCTTGATCAACTATAGAACCCATTCTTAATTTTGAAATATAGGTAGGGTGGGCATTGCCCACCAAAACCATGATACGGTGGATGTGATTAATTTTTACTAGCCGTCAAAGCTAAATTTCTTCCAGTTAGTTTTGACCTTGTTTGTTTCCGCTTCAGCATTCCTGCCGCAGCCAAAGCACCAAAAGACAACATTCCTATTGTCATAGAAGGTTCAGGAACTGTAGAAAATGCTGCTGCCCCTAAGATGGCATGAGCGCGTGCTGTGGGATGAATTTCATCCCAAAATAAATATTCATCGGGATTTGCACAGATGGTTCCAGCAACCCTATCCAAACAAGGCTTATCTATAGTTTTAAAACCTAAGTTTTTGGCATTATTAAACAGAGGATTGACATCTAGAAGTTTAATATTTAAACCTAATGCTGGATTTTGGTTTAAATTGGCAATGAGTTGGGATAATCCCAGATTGTGTTGTTGGCTTAATGTATTGAGTTGGTGGGAAAAGCCGTTGAATTGGCTATCTATACCTAGTGCTAGGGGGGTATCTCCTAAGTTGGGCAAATTAGCAACTACGAAATTTTTTGCACCAACACTAGCTAAATCTAGTATGGCATCAGAGATATTCTTTAAGGTCGTATTAGGAGTAGTAAAAGGTGGGAAATCTAGGGATTGAGTAGGCAAGTAATCATTAGCACCAAACCAAACTGTGTAAAGGGCGTTTGGATCAGCTAGTTGAGGATTTTGACTCACTAAATATTTAAAAGTGCCAATCTCTTGGGGCAAAGATGGCAAACCTGTGGCGATCGTGTTTATGGGTGTGGTAGTTGCACCACCGAAGGCAAAATTAATACCACTATTGAGATTGCCACCAGTAGCAATCGGGGTGGGAG
Above is a genomic segment from Nostoc sp. MS1 containing:
- a CDS encoding glycosyltransferase family 39 protein encodes the protein MTNYRHYSHYLALFGLLVVGTILRFWHLDLKPLWLDEVITAIFSLGNNYQDLQLDVLIPLQQVQNIFTFRPGVSCSQIAENIARQSTHPPLFFCVMHYWLGWLTPLGENWIVKLRSLPALFGVGAIAAIYGVNRIAFSAKSGIIAAALMAVSPFAVYLSQEARHYTLPMLFISLSLLILMQIQRDLAQEIWRLWVWLLWIVVNIIGFYIHYFFAFVFFAEIVTLLILIKLYNFQLFSKSKFFLTILFSIGIVVLSFLPWMLITLSHAKRTETNWLDAPSIISPFYQILMNWILMMIFLPIENQPLIVVIISGVLILAFAIFASWRVFRGLKQLWIKPATHLPTLTLLSFTGFILLEMIAIAYLTKKDITSVPRYSFVYYPGFCALLAASLSTNQNSRSFNFKIQNSQVLIFTFVGFLSSIFVVYNLVFQKPFQPDRIAQNLNLEPSSPVMLVSIYSNYQDAVLGVSIASALEQIRSQNSQPDNFVALSPDPNLDAIWKKISQLPMTVKSPRNLWVVGRGMRRQSFPQQLLLSNQTVCQLDPQQHYRIGVRHQLYRCEGRIQ
- a CDS encoding ATP-dependent helicase; the protein is MTDSNITEIPSASVQTELSFVASLQEKIAAIRHTLRPGQQQMADWQSGPLAVSAVPGAGKSTGMAAAAAIAIARQYQQAAQSAKSSRRQLVVVTFTRSAAANIKSKIRYYLKQLSLPQTGFAVYTLHGLALNIASRHPDLSGLELENVTLITPNQSHRFIRTAVELWINNHPRLYLRLLEGQQFDGEETERLRRQSVLRTEVLPDLATTVIHEAKSSGISPNQLRQWSQQTTNAYEILTIAAGLYEQYQDLMRSRDFIDYDDMILAALRVLENDSARRIEQNQVFAVFEDEAQDSSPLQTRLLEILAAGARKQEAEVRRQEAGGRRQEAEVNNYFPHSPLPTPYSPINLVRVGDPNQAINSTFTPADPIYFREFCQECDRSHKLATMDQAGRSTAMIINAANFALEWVNSFYGAKNQQSSHPPISTPFSLQKIRPVNLIDVNPVAIGRGLELHTPRDIFQTVELLSKRVVELFTEDMGKNAAVLVRENRQGRWLSEALAPICKEHNITLFDVGESDRRSHVPQEILALLQFCDRPHSPDYLKSALEVLVKRQLIPTQDLNALASLPEEFLYPGPLAAPQSEPVQKASHLCRSLLRARLELPLYQIISFLALTLNYDQAELATADKLSERVNKQIAGSNSMGAMLSALSEIVSSERFEPVETDDAEARYTRNGQLTIITMHKAKGLDWNYVFIPFLHENLIPGRFWVPPQSQFLGDFTLSEVARAQIRAALHGETEIPEVTPAWEQAKHLKTAEEYRLLYVAMTRAKQLLWMSAAQKAPFTWSKPENLQEQAPCPVFPALKRQFPECVVL
- a CDS encoding DUF3493 domain-containing protein produces the protein MVEPNSQKRLDPEQYARLKAGMATPYRGLRQFLYVGFGASGFIGAFIFFFQLLAGRDVENALPNFALQIGIVTLMIFLWRWEQRRKK
- a CDS encoding M42 family metallopeptidase; protein product: MWNYNQLFEIIEELVLHHSPSGVEEEINQYLLQKFTALGVQVWSDRADNIIAKIPGKDSTRAIAITAHKDEIGAIVKNIGDAGKVEVRKLGGAFPWVYGEGVVDLIGDSETISGILSFGSRHVSHESPQKIQQEDTPVKWEDAWIETKRTTEELEAAGIRPGTRMVIGKHRKRPVRLQDYIASYTLDNKASVAILLALAQYLQEPAIDVYLVASAKEEVGAIGALFFTQNQQLDALIALEICPLAEEYPVKDEANPVLLSQDAYGIYDEGLNRQLRQCAKQLNMPIQLTTLSGFGSDASIAMKFGHVGRAACLAFPTQNTHGYEIAHLGAIANCINLLKAFCETEFD